From the genome of Streptomyces sp. NBC_00659, one region includes:
- a CDS encoding glycosyltransferase family 2 protein, producing MNPHEAKVGVVVIGYDDAAHVADAVRSALAQGPAVREVIAVDDRSTDGSPALLDALAEGEPRLRVIHRPANSGGCGSPRNDGIDAATAPYLMFLDSDDVLPPGAVDALLAAAEKHHVQVAAGLCVRRELPSGREVPWERALYARPALISRPSRRLRLAHDTLCVNKLYRTGFLREHGIRFPEGRYPYEDFVFTARVLAAAPRIALIPDTVYIWHVRRTAERLSISLDRAGIGNWRARTEANRAAYEILLSAGEKQLARAVHAKFLDHELRMYTRELELRAPAYRSAWWDLTRAYLSTFDAADLTVNPAAPGRLVARVILACPAPRDLPRLRELAARPARLLPPYALDGDGTPVWSADLPEVTLEHFLGRPAHLLPAAVDAELRPRVRGTRLRLRLHELYGRMAAAGPASVDLEFVHREEGRVGLSGTAALVADRHGDSWCAETPVELSALGAGTWDLRLAVRFHDGTSRVVSAHALGGPGLLRRRAVADAHHGVLLAQPYRTHAGALGLRTASGWRGMTGVVSRRLRRLLH from the coding sequence ATGAACCCTCACGAGGCGAAGGTCGGCGTCGTCGTCATCGGGTACGACGACGCCGCCCATGTGGCGGACGCCGTGCGCTCGGCGCTCGCCCAGGGTCCGGCCGTGCGCGAGGTGATCGCCGTGGACGACCGCTCGACGGACGGCAGCCCCGCGCTCCTCGACGCGCTCGCCGAGGGGGAACCGCGCCTGCGGGTGATCCACCGGCCGGCCAACAGCGGCGGCTGCGGCAGCCCCCGCAACGACGGCATCGACGCCGCCACGGCCCCGTACCTGATGTTCCTGGACAGCGACGACGTCCTGCCTCCCGGCGCGGTGGACGCGCTGCTCGCCGCCGCCGAGAAACACCACGTCCAGGTCGCGGCCGGGCTGTGCGTGCGCCGCGAACTGCCCTCGGGCCGCGAGGTCCCCTGGGAACGCGCGCTCTACGCCCGCCCCGCCCTGATATCCCGCCCCTCGCGCCGCCTCCGCCTCGCCCACGACACCCTCTGCGTCAACAAGCTGTACCGCACCGGCTTCCTGCGCGAACACGGCATCCGCTTCCCCGAAGGCCGCTACCCCTACGAGGACTTCGTGTTCACCGCGCGGGTGCTGGCCGCCGCGCCGCGCATCGCGCTGATCCCCGACACGGTGTACATCTGGCACGTGCGGCGCACCGCGGAGCGCCTGTCCATCTCGCTCGACCGCGCCGGCATCGGCAACTGGCGGGCACGGACCGAGGCGAACCGGGCGGCGTACGAGATCCTGCTGAGCGCCGGGGAGAAGCAGCTCGCGCGGGCCGTGCACGCCAAGTTCCTCGACCACGAGCTGCGGATGTACACGCGCGAACTGGAACTGCGCGCTCCCGCCTACCGCAGCGCCTGGTGGGACCTCACGCGGGCGTACCTGTCGACGTTCGACGCGGCCGACCTCACCGTCAATCCGGCCGCCCCCGGCCGCCTCGTCGCCCGCGTGATCCTCGCCTGCCCCGCCCCGCGCGACCTGCCCCGCCTGAGGGAACTCGCGGCCCGACCGGCCCGGCTGCTCCCGCCCTACGCCCTCGACGGCGACGGCACCCCCGTGTGGTCCGCCGACCTGCCCGAGGTGACCCTGGAGCACTTCCTGGGCCGGCCCGCCCACCTGCTGCCCGCCGCCGTCGACGCGGAACTGCGCCCCCGCGTGCGGGGCACCCGGCTGCGGCTGCGCCTGCACGAGCTGTACGGGCGGATGGCCGCGGCCGGCCCCGCCTCGGTGGACCTGGAGTTCGTCCACCGGGAGGAGGGGCGGGTGGGCCTGAGCGGCACGGCGGCCCTGGTCGCCGACCGGCACGGCGACTCCTGGTGCGCGGAGACGCCCGTGGAGCTGTCGGCGCTGGGCGCGGGCACCTGGGATCTGCGCCTGGCCGTGCGCTTTCACGACGGTACGAGCCGGGTGGTGTCGGCGCACGCGCTCGGCGGCCCCGGTCTGCTGCGCCGCCGCGCGGTCGCGGACGCTCACCACGGTGTTCTCCTCGCGCAGCCGTACCGGACGCACGCGGGGGCACTGGGTCTGCGGACGGCGTCCGGTTGGCGAGGAATGACCGGGGTGGTGTCCCGAAGGCTCCGTCGCCTGCTTCACTGA
- a CDS encoding TetR/AcrR family transcriptional regulator, giving the protein MTTNADTAASAATPAPADGKPRRRRAPAGAAVLREDVTEAIRAAVFEELASVGYARMSIEGIARRAGVGKTAVYRRWRSKLHLVLDLVSAIAVQGLPAPDTGSLEGDLRLLYEVTSRALRHPVAGQIIPDLQAEAARNPEIADAMQAALREGQQSVASGIVASAVARGEIREGVDVELALDLMSGPLYWRAVVVRGPKVPKGYLASLARATAAALKAL; this is encoded by the coding sequence ATGACGACGAACGCCGACACAGCCGCGAGTGCCGCCACGCCCGCGCCTGCCGACGGGAAGCCCCGGCGGCGCCGGGCTCCCGCCGGTGCGGCCGTCCTGCGCGAGGACGTCACCGAGGCGATCCGCGCCGCCGTCTTCGAGGAACTCGCCTCCGTCGGCTACGCCAGGATGTCCATCGAGGGCATCGCCCGCCGTGCGGGCGTCGGCAAGACCGCGGTGTACCGGCGCTGGCGCTCCAAGCTCCATCTCGTGCTCGACCTGGTCTCGGCGATCGCGGTCCAGGGGCTTCCCGCGCCGGACACGGGTTCTCTCGAGGGCGACCTGCGGCTGCTGTACGAGGTCACCTCGCGCGCCCTGCGGCACCCGGTGGCCGGCCAGATCATCCCCGACCTCCAGGCGGAGGCGGCCCGCAACCCCGAGATCGCGGACGCCATGCAGGCGGCGCTGCGGGAGGGCCAGCAGTCGGTGGCGAGCGGGATCGTCGCGTCGGCCGTCGCGAGGGGCGAGATCCGGGAGGGCGTCGACGTCGAACTCGCGCTGGACCTGATGTCGGGCCCGCTGTACTGGCGCGCGGTGGTCGTCCGCGGCCCCAAGGTCCCGAAGGGCTACCTGGCCAGCCTGGCCCGGGCCACGGCGGCGGCACTCAAGGCACTCTGA
- a CDS encoding glycosyltransferase 87 family protein, translated as MSAIRNHRPPALAAAWLATRALMLWLLAHDRLAPLGRGGVSREVGHLYFHWYGVLSQGAFPAGDRLWQYPPGAGPVLLAPGLLPGLTYFTAFVACALAADAVIAVVLTRAGLRSGRSSRGAWLWVLGLPLLLHIPLARYDVQVTAFAVVSLLALSRRPRVCGAFAAMGALVKVWPALALIGTPRGRTTREVWTSAAVTAAALLAVLAAVFSGSFDFLRQQSGRGVQIESLGGTVLGFARHAGWPGTARYQYGAMEFVGPYTGAVAACSLALTVAAFALVLLWRVRARRWTTATPYDAALTAVLLFTVTSRVISPQYMVWLLGLAAVCLTSRHTTQRPVAALIVAATAVSSVVYPGLYGDVVDSTWTGCLLMLVRNGLLATAAGVSFVRLWRSGLPAAAPRRAAPAGRERGAHRIPAGPRTRQ; from the coding sequence ATGAGCGCCATCCGGAACCACCGCCCGCCCGCCCTCGCCGCCGCCTGGCTCGCCACCCGCGCCCTGATGCTGTGGCTCCTCGCCCACGACCGGCTCGCCCCGCTCGGCAGGGGCGGGGTGTCCCGCGAGGTGGGCCATCTGTACTTCCACTGGTACGGCGTGCTGTCCCAGGGCGCGTTCCCGGCGGGCGACCGGCTGTGGCAGTACCCGCCGGGCGCCGGCCCGGTGCTGCTGGCGCCCGGACTGCTGCCGGGGCTCACGTACTTCACCGCGTTCGTGGCCTGCGCGCTCGCCGCCGACGCCGTGATCGCCGTCGTCCTCACCCGCGCGGGGCTGCGCTCCGGCCGCAGTTCGCGCGGCGCCTGGCTGTGGGTGCTGGGCCTGCCCCTCCTGCTGCACATCCCGCTCGCCCGGTACGACGTGCAGGTCACGGCCTTCGCCGTCGTCTCCCTGCTGGCGCTCTCGCGCCGCCCGCGCGTGTGCGGCGCGTTCGCCGCGATGGGGGCGCTGGTCAAGGTCTGGCCCGCGCTGGCGCTGATCGGAACCCCCCGGGGCCGCACCACCCGCGAGGTGTGGACGTCGGCGGCGGTCACCGCGGCCGCACTGCTCGCCGTGCTCGCGGCCGTCTTCAGCGGCTCCTTCGACTTCCTGCGCCAGCAGAGCGGCCGGGGTGTCCAGATCGAGTCCCTCGGCGGCACGGTCCTGGGCTTCGCGCGCCACGCCGGCTGGCCGGGGACGGCCCGCTACCAGTACGGCGCGATGGAGTTCGTCGGCCCGTACACCGGCGCGGTCGCGGCCTGCTCGCTCGCCCTGACGGTCGCCGCGTTCGCGCTCGTGCTGCTGTGGCGGGTCCGCGCGCGGCGCTGGACGACGGCCACCCCGTACGACGCGGCGCTCACAGCCGTCCTGCTGTTCACCGTGACGAGCCGGGTGATCAGCCCCCAGTACATGGTGTGGCTGCTGGGCCTCGCCGCCGTCTGCCTGACCTCACGGCACACCACACAGCGCCCGGTCGCCGCGCTGATCGTGGCGGCGACGGCGGTCAGTTCGGTGGTGTACCCGGGGCTGTACGGCGACGTGGTGGACAGCACCTGGACGGGCTGCCTGCTGATGCTCGTGCGCAACGGCCTGCTGGCCACGGCGGCGGGGGTGTCGTTCGTACGGCTGTGGCGGTCGGGCCTGCCCGCGGCCGCCCCGCGCCGCGCCGCGCCGGCCGGGCGGGAGCGGGGCGCACACCGGATTCCCGCCGGGCCCCGAACGAGACAGTGA
- the galE gene encoding UDP-glucose 4-epimerase GalE has product MTWLITGGAGYIGAHVVRALREAGEQAVVYDDLSTGIAERVPSDVPLVTGSTLDGDLLARTLTEHSVTGVVHLAAKKQVGESVELPLHYYRENVEGLRVLLEAVTAASVTAFVFSSSAAVYGMPDVDLVTEETPCAPLSPYGETKLAGEWLVRATGRATGLSTACLRYFNVAGAAAPELADVGVFNLVPMVFEKLTDGSPPRVFGDDYPTPDGTCVRDYIHVVDLAEAHVAAARALRSSPGTGLTLNIGRGEGVSVREMIDRINALTGHARPPVTTPRRPGDPARVVASADRIAGELGWKARHDVDDMITSAWSGWLHHHPSAGRI; this is encoded by the coding sequence ATGACCTGGCTGATCACCGGCGGCGCCGGCTACATCGGAGCGCACGTCGTCCGCGCGCTGCGCGAGGCGGGCGAACAGGCCGTGGTGTACGACGACCTGTCCACGGGGATCGCGGAGCGGGTGCCGTCGGACGTTCCGCTGGTGACCGGCTCGACCCTGGACGGCGACCTGCTGGCCCGGACGCTCACGGAGCACTCCGTCACCGGTGTCGTCCACCTGGCGGCGAAGAAGCAGGTCGGCGAGTCCGTGGAGCTGCCCCTGCACTACTACCGGGAGAACGTCGAGGGCCTGCGCGTCCTGCTGGAGGCGGTGACCGCGGCCTCGGTGACCGCGTTCGTCTTCTCGTCCTCGGCCGCGGTGTACGGGATGCCGGACGTGGATCTGGTGACGGAGGAGACACCGTGCGCGCCGCTGAGCCCGTACGGAGAGACGAAGCTGGCGGGCGAGTGGCTCGTGCGCGCGACCGGCCGCGCGACGGGTCTGTCCACGGCCTGTCTGCGCTACTTCAACGTGGCTGGCGCGGCGGCCCCCGAACTGGCCGACGTGGGGGTCTTCAACCTCGTCCCCATGGTCTTCGAGAAGCTGACGGACGGCTCCCCGCCGCGCGTCTTCGGCGACGACTACCCGACGCCGGACGGCACCTGCGTGCGCGACTACATCCACGTGGTCGACCTGGCCGAGGCGCATGTGGCCGCGGCCCGCGCCCTCCGGTCCTCCCCCGGCACCGGCCTGACCCTCAACATCGGCCGCGGCGAGGGTGTTTCGGTGCGCGAGATGATCGACCGCATCAACGCGCTCACCGGCCACGCCCGCCCCCCGGTCACCACCCCACGCCGCCCCGGCGACCCGGCCCGCGTCGTCGCCTCCGCCGACCGCATCGCCGGCGAACTGGGCTGGAAGGCCCGCCACGACGTCGACGACATGATCACCTCGGCCTGGTCCGGCTGGCTCCACCACCACCCGAGCGCCGGCCGCATCTAG
- a CDS encoding MarR family winged helix-turn-helix transcriptional regulator, with protein sequence MTATPAPSPEAPATADFLRLDEQICFSLNAASRAFGGVYRVLLKDLGITYPQYLVMLVLWEHGELPVKKVGEHLRLDSGTLSPLLKRLEAAGLVRRERSARDERSVRVRLTEEGAALRERALDVPRRIAAATGADLEEIRELRARLDRLTATLDEAALSQAPGCT encoded by the coding sequence ATGACCGCAACACCCGCCCCGAGCCCCGAGGCCCCCGCCACGGCGGACTTCCTCCGCCTCGACGAGCAGATCTGCTTCTCCCTGAACGCCGCCTCGCGCGCCTTCGGCGGCGTCTACCGCGTCCTCCTGAAGGACCTCGGGATCACCTACCCGCAGTACCTGGTGATGCTGGTGCTGTGGGAGCACGGCGAGCTGCCCGTCAAGAAGGTCGGCGAGCATCTGCGGCTCGACTCGGGGACCCTGTCGCCGCTGCTGAAGCGGCTGGAGGCGGCCGGGCTCGTACGGCGGGAACGCAGCGCGCGCGACGAGCGGTCCGTGCGGGTGCGGCTCACCGAGGAGGGGGCCGCGCTGCGGGAGCGCGCGCTGGACGTGCCGCGCCGGATCGCGGCCGCTACCGGGGCGGACCTGGAGGAGATCCGAGAGCTCCGGGCCCGGCTCGACCGGCTGACGGCGACACTGGACGAGGCAGCCCTGTCACAGGCCCCGGGGTGTACGTAG
- a CDS encoding glycosyltransferase family 39 protein, producing MRPTTTLRPVARHPVARRWEARWWGARWWGARRREAAAVVLSVLVPVLVMSGIGLWGLDRGGMWRDEAVTFQVAQRSVPQIWHLLHTVDAVHGLYYLLMHPVLAPHPGEIALRLPSVCGAAATAGLVAALGARLSRPRVGLWAGLLYAVTPMTGHFAQEGRSYALIAAGAAGATLLLVRAARSTRSGPWFAYGATATVTCLLHEMALLLLLAHATTLALARVPARVWRAWALAAVATVLVLAPLLLVSHGQSAQVAWLPRTGLASARRLLGLFTGPARLVIVPYLVLAALAFRPERTPRGTLSLTAVALPLVAVPPGVLLAVSHWRPFYDERYVLYALAGAPLLAAAGADHLATRLPRLLPHAVPTGVLAVTLVLAVQLPLLRVDRSPDRRPDNLAAVSAVADRELRPGDPVLFLPSLARRAALAYPKGFRGIDDIALSVPGPASGTLYGREAGPGELRRRLDRLDRVWLVAAPFATRRAWSPAEATERLKLALVHEQFVPLERVVRRGVTLRLYVRRTTYTPGPVTGLPRPVSPSAGRAGPGALGSPPGPPR from the coding sequence ATGAGGCCGACGACCACTCTGCGCCCGGTGGCCCGGCATCCGGTGGCCCGGCGGTGGGAGGCCCGGTGGTGGGGGGCCCGGTGGTGGGGGGCCCGGCGTCGGGAGGCGGCGGCCGTGGTCCTGTCCGTCCTCGTGCCCGTCCTGGTCATGTCCGGGATCGGCCTGTGGGGGCTCGACCGTGGCGGCATGTGGCGCGACGAGGCCGTGACGTTCCAGGTCGCGCAGCGCTCGGTGCCCCAGATCTGGCACCTGCTGCACACCGTGGACGCCGTGCACGGCCTGTACTACCTCCTCATGCACCCCGTCCTCGCCCCGCACCCCGGCGAGATCGCCCTGCGGCTGCCCTCCGTCTGCGGCGCCGCCGCGACCGCCGGGCTCGTGGCCGCACTCGGGGCCCGTCTGAGCCGCCCGCGCGTCGGCCTGTGGGCGGGCCTGCTGTACGCCGTCACCCCCATGACCGGCCACTTCGCCCAGGAGGGCCGCTCCTACGCGCTCATCGCGGCCGGGGCGGCCGGGGCCACCCTGCTGCTGGTCCGGGCCGCCCGGTCCACCCGGTCCGGCCCCTGGTTCGCCTACGGGGCGACGGCCACCGTGACCTGCCTGCTGCACGAAATGGCCCTGCTCCTGCTCCTCGCCCACGCCACGACACTGGCGCTCGCCCGCGTACCGGCGCGGGTGTGGCGGGCCTGGGCCCTCGCCGCCGTGGCCACGGTCCTGGTGCTGGCGCCCCTCCTCCTGGTCTCCCACGGCCAGTCCGCGCAGGTCGCCTGGCTGCCGCGCACCGGCCTCGCCAGCGCGAGACGGCTGCTCGGGCTGTTCACCGGCCCGGCCCGGCTCGTGATCGTGCCGTACCTCGTCCTCGCCGCCCTCGCGTTCCGGCCCGAGCGGACCCCGCGCGGCACCCTCTCGCTCACGGCCGTCGCCCTGCCCCTGGTGGCCGTGCCCCCGGGCGTGCTGCTGGCGGTGTCCCACTGGCGGCCGTTCTACGACGAGCGCTACGTCCTGTACGCCCTCGCCGGGGCCCCGCTGCTCGCGGCCGCCGGAGCCGACCACCTCGCGACGAGGCTGCCGCGGCTGCTGCCCCACGCGGTCCCCACCGGCGTCCTCGCCGTGACCCTGGTCCTCGCCGTCCAGCTCCCGCTGCTGCGCGTGGACCGCAGTCCCGACCGCCGCCCCGACAACCTGGCCGCCGTCTCCGCCGTCGCCGACCGCGAACTGCGCCCCGGCGACCCGGTGCTGTTCCTGCCGTCCCTCGCGCGGCGCGCGGCACTGGCGTACCCGAAGGGCTTCCGCGGGATCGACGACATCGCGCTGAGCGTCCCCGGGCCCGCCTCCGGAACCCTGTACGGGCGCGAGGCCGGCCCCGGTGAACTGCGCCGGAGGTTGGACCGGCTCGACCGGGTGTGGCTGGTCGCCGCGCCCTTCGCGACGCGCCGGGCCTGGTCCCCGGCCGAGGCGACCGAGCGCCTCAAGCTCGCCCTGGTCCACGAGCAGTTCGTTCCCCTGGAGCGGGTCGTCCGCAGAGGCGTGACGCTGCGCCTCTATGTGCGCCGGACTACGTACACCCCGGGGCCTGTGACAGGGCTGCCTCGTCCAGTGTCGCCGTCAGCCGGTCGAGCCGGGCCCGGAGCTCTCGGATCTCCTCCAGGTCCGCCCCGGTAG
- a CDS encoding organic hydroperoxide resistance protein gives MDAIYTAVATATHGREGRAVSSDGTLDLQLGIPVEMGGSGQGTNPEQLFAAGYAACFASALGLVGRAAKVDVTQAAVTGEVGIGKQGEGFGLAVTLRVELPDTVDEETGRKLVEQAHQVCPYSNATRGNIPVELVIE, from the coding sequence ATGGACGCGATCTACACCGCTGTCGCCACCGCCACCCACGGCCGCGAGGGCCGTGCCGTCAGCTCCGACGGCACGCTCGACCTCCAGCTGGGCATTCCGGTGGAGATGGGCGGCAGCGGCCAGGGGACCAACCCCGAGCAGCTGTTCGCCGCCGGGTACGCGGCCTGTTTCGCGAGCGCCCTCGGCCTGGTCGGCCGCGCCGCGAAGGTCGACGTCACGCAGGCCGCGGTGACCGGCGAGGTGGGCATCGGCAAGCAGGGCGAGGGCTTCGGCCTGGCCGTCACGCTCCGCGTCGAGCTGCCCGACACCGTGGACGAGGAGACCGGCCGCAAGCTGGTCGAGCAGGCCCACCAGGTCTGCCCCTACTCCAACGCCACCCGCGGCAACATCCCGGTCGAGCTCGTCATCGAGTAA